CGTTTGGCGAACTGGCGGGTGCGTTGACTGGTGATTCGCACCGCGTCTGCCTTCGTCAGGCTGCTAGCGATCACTTGCAGTGCTTCGCCATAGCCGATGGTTTGCAGCAGCGGCAGATCGGCGCTGTAGCGCGCGCTCAGTCTCCGGGTCTCCTCCACTAGCCCTTCCCGGTACAGCTGTTCGGTGCGTTGTTGGATCCGCTGGCGCAGGTTGGCGGGATTGAGGCCCAGTTCCAGAACATTCCAGGGCGGAGGGGTGGCCGTTGCTTGACGGCTCATCGGTTGTCCTGAGGCGTAAAGCACTTCCAGGGCCCGCTGGGTGCGTACGGCATCGGCCGGAGCGATTTTGGCGGCGGCCTTGGGGTCGGCGCTCTGCAGCAGTGGATGGCAGATGCCCTGGCCCAGGGCCGTCAGCTGCTGGCGCAGCTGCGGCTGCGGAGCCACGGCCGGAGGCTGCAGCCCGCTGGTGAGCGCTTTGAGATAAAGGCCACTTCCGCCCACCAGCAGAGCGACGCCCCGCTGCTTCAGCTCACGGGTGATGCAGGGATTGGCTTCCGCCTGGAACTCCTGCAGGGTGATCGGCTGGTCCGGTGAACGCAGGTCCAGCAGATGGTGCTGCACCCGTGCCTGTTGCTCCGCCGTCGGTTTGGCGGTGCCGATATCCATCTCCCGGTAGAGCTGGCGGGAATCCACGTTGATCACCGGCAGATCCAGCCGTTCGGCGATGTCCAAAGCCAGGGCGGTCTTGCCGCTGGCGGTGGGCCCGAGCAGGGCGATCACCAGGGGATTGGAGCTATTCAAAAGCGTGAGGGGGGTGCAGCCCGGCTTGGAACGACCTCTGAGAGGCCTCTGCAAGCCTCTATAGACAGCCGGTGGTAGATTGGCATTGTCAGGTCGAGGTTTAGAGCCGTTGCGCCCGCCCATGACCCGGTTTCCTGGCTTGAGACTTACTGAATGAGCGACGCTTCTAAGGTCCAGAACGCCTACGGCGCTGAGCAAATTCAGGTGCTGGAGGGGCTTGAGCCCGTTCGCAAGCGCCCGGGCATGTACATCGGCACCACGGGGCCGCGGGGCTTGCACCACCTGGTGTACGAGGTGGTGGATAACTCGGTCGATGAGGCTCTGGCGGGCCATTGCGACCGGATCGTTGTTGTTCTCGGTGATGATGGTTCCGCCTCGGTGAGTGACAACGGCCGTGGCATTCCCACCGATGTGCATCCCCGCACCGGCAAGAGTGCCCTGGAGACGGTGCTCACGGTGTTGCATGCCGGCGGCAAATTCGGAGCCGGCGGTTACAAGGTGTCTGGCGGTTTGCACGGCGTCGGCATCTCGGTGGTGAATGCCCTGAGTGAATGGGTGCAGGTGACGGTGCGCCGCCAGGGCCAGATTCATCGCCAGCGCTTTGAGCGGGGCACTGCCATTGGGGCGCTTGCCTCGGAGTCGCAGCCATCGGCGGAGTCTGGCGAGACCGGCACCACCGTCTGCTTCAAGCCCGACCGTGAAATCTTCACCGGCGGCATCGTCTTCGATTACGCCACCCTCTCGGCCCGATTGCGGGAACTCGCCTATCTCAACGGCGGTGTTCGGATTGTCTTCCGTGATGAGCGGGAGTCGGCCCGGGATGAGGAGGGTCAGCCGCATGAGGAGATCTATTTCTATGAAGGCGGCATCAAGGAATACGTCGCCTACATGAACAAGGAGAAGGATGCCCTTCACCCCGAAATCATCTACGTGAA
The Synechococcus sp. PROS-U-1 DNA segment above includes these coding regions:
- the miaA gene encoding tRNA (adenosine(37)-N6)-dimethylallyltransferase MiaA — translated: MNSSNPLVIALLGPTASGKTALALDIAERLDLPVINVDSRQLYREMDIGTAKPTAEQQARVQHHLLDLRSPDQPITLQEFQAEANPCITRELKQRGVALLVGGSGLYLKALTSGLQPPAVAPQPQLRQQLTALGQGICHPLLQSADPKAAAKIAPADAVRTQRALEVLYASGQPMSRQATATPPPWNVLELGLNPANLRQRIQQRTEQLYREGLVEETRRLSARYSADLPLLQTIGYGEALQVIASSLTKADAVRITSQRTRQFAKRQRTWFRRQHNPHWLPEQASVTDAMTLIEQHLR